A single genomic interval of Coccidioides posadasii str. Silveira chromosome 1, complete sequence harbors:
- a CDS encoding uncharacterized protein (EggNog:ENOG410PQMG~COG:S~BUSCO:14423at33183) — protein MPHKRQLKSKREEMRRSSADDGPVYFWKPEQENGFLGQWYESKFTVTQPGDEDDAKNVEITYMNCEHYMMHRKGVLFAPDDSITQEIASVDKPVPHPSTLRSLGRKVPNFDEKLWNKERLRIVVEGNYLKFTQNEDLKAQLLATGDRELIEASPRDRIWGVGFGAKNAGAMRHRWGLNLLGKALMEVRERIRSEQQKTPVDSDGIEGSKAKRMKV, from the exons ATGCCACACAAACGACAGCTCAAATCCAAGAGGGAAGAGATGCGCAGATCGTCCGCAGACGACGGTCCTGTCTACTTTTGGAAACCGGAACAGGAAAACGGGTTCCTTGGCCAGTGGTACGAATCTAAATTCACTGTCACTCAGCCGGGCGACGAAGACGATGCTAAGAATGTCGAGATTACGTATATGAATTGTGAACA CTACATGATGCACCGCAAGGGCGTACTCTTCGCCCCAGACGATAGCATCACTCAGGAAATCGCCTCCGTTGATAAGCCCGTCCCGCACCCCAGCACCCTCCGGAGTCTTGGTCGCAAAGTCCCCAACTTCGATGAAAAGCTCTGGAACAAGGAGCGCTTACGAATCGTGGTGGAAGGGAATTATTTGAAATTCACCCAAAATGAGGACCTAAAGGCCCAATTGCTAGCAACGGGTGATAGAGAACTTATTGAAGCCAGTCCCCGCGATAGGATATGGGGAGTGGGATTCGGGGCCAAAAATGCAGGTGCCATGCGACATCGATGGGGACTGAATCTACTGGGAAAAGCCCTTATGGAGGTGCGAGAGAGGATTCGAAGTGAACAGCAAAAGACACCGGTGGATTCGGATGGTATTGAGGGCTCGAAAGCGAAGAGAATGAAAGTATGA